A stretch of DNA from Vibrio sp. ED004:
CATTGCCTGGCTTTTCTTGAATACCGCGAGTCACTTCAGCGACATCTTTCAAGCGAATCAGGTTACCCGTATCGCGACCGTGAATGATCAGGTTTTCTAGTTCTTCAACTGTGCTTAATGTGCCGTTTGGCTTGATCGTTAGGCTTTGACCATTCAGCATAACCTCGCCTGCCGATACCACACTGTTCTGTTGTGCTAACAGTGACGTAACCGTCGACATGTCTAGGTTCAATGCGGCTAAGCGTTCCAGTGACATCTCAACAAACAGTTGTTCTTGTTGGTCACCTGCAATGCTTACTTTGCCGACACCGTCGACCAGTTCGATTTCACGTGTTAGGTAATCTGCGTACTGTTTTAGCTCAACGTAGTCGTAGCCATCACCGGTCAGCATGATCATCACACCGAATACATCACCGAAATCATCAATGATCTGAACGGAATTCACACCACTTGGTAGTTTTGGCTGTAGATCGTTGATCTTACGGCGCATTTCATCCCAGATTTGTGGCAGCTCGTCCGGACCGTAGTCCATCTTCATGCTGACCATAATTTGAGACATACCATTCGATGAGGTCGATGTGATCTTATCGATATAAGGGAGCTGCCTTATCTCTTTTTCAAGCGGGTAAGTCAGTTCTTCTTCAACTTCCATAGACGTAGCGCCAGGGTAAGTTGAAATAATCATTGCATCTTTAATGGTAAAAGCTGGATCTTCTAAACGGGATAGATTACCAAAAGACGTCACACCGCCAATGGCTAAAATGACTAGAAACAGCCAGCTGATTACTTTGTTCTTTATTGAATATTCTGCGATGTTCATTCTGCTTTTCCTGACAATTGGATTCCGTCACGGAGTTTTCTTAGATTCGAATTTACGAGTAGCTCACCTTGCTCAACACCATGAGCGATAAGTGCGCCTTGGCCGCTGATCTTGTCGACTTCCACTTCGCTTTTAAATGCTTGGCCGTCTTCCATTTTCCACACGTAAAATTGGTTCGTTTCAGCGCCTGCTTGTAGTGTCGTCATCGGCAACTGGTAGCCTTGAACATCACTTAGGCCTGCTTTTGCCATGTCGACATTTACTGTAACGCTCGTACCCGGCAGAATTTCACTTTCAGGTTGTTGCATCTGCATCCAAAACTCGTATGTACGTGATTGTGGGTGCAGTTCACTGGTGTGCTCTAGGTACGTAAGCGGATATTCTCCAGAGTGACCACCAAAGGTCGCTTCAGGACGGTAGCTACTTGAACGCATGTCAGGGCTGATCGACGCTAAGATCGAATCGGACACTTGGATTCGTACGTAGACCTTATCGTTCTGATACAAGCTAAGAAGCGTTTCGCCCGGTGTCGTGTTTTCAAAGCGCTGCTTATCAACCGTTGAAACCGTGCCTGAAAATGGTACTAGCAACTCTGTGTAGCTCAGCTTGCGTTGTGCTGCAGCCAAATTAGCCGATGCCAATTTGTAGTTAGCGGTTAGTTGGTCGTGTTCCGATTGCGACAACATCTTGCTACCAAACATCTCAGTACCACGAGACAATTGCTTGCTCGCCAATTCAAACTGAGATTGAGCGTCTGTTAGATCTTGTTTGTATGTCGCGTTGTCTAGGGTCGCCAGTAGCTGACCTTTTTCGACCTTGTCACCCGCTTCAACCAATACTTGCTGAATTTCACCAGCAAGCTTAAATGCCAACGGTGTCAGTTCTGCAGGCATCACCTGTCCGTTAAAACTTCTGAATTGATCAGTAAGTGGTGCGCCAACTTCAAAGGTTGAAACCAAAAGTGAAGGCTGTTCACGGTGGTCTGTTTCGTTATTACAAGCTTGAAGTAATAACGCAGATGCAACCACAACTGATAATTTGGAAAGGTTCATTAAATACCGCCCTCACGTAACCAAGCTTTTACTTGCTGTCCATCTGATAACACATCTACACCTGCTTCTACGATTAGGTCGCCAGAAGAAAGGCCATCAATCACCTTGCCTTGTTCATCAAGGGTGACTTGTACTTTAGAAATCAATTGTGACTCTGGGTTGTAGCGCCACAGTTCACCGTGGTCTGCTTCTTTGCTTAACCAAGCTGAATCAACAATCCCGATACCGTAGTCGGATTTGTTTTTCTGAACTTCCACTTGCGCTGTCATGCCAGAAAGCAGATTGATGTCTTCAGGCTTTTCGATAGACACAACCGCTTGATAGCTGTTGGTATCTTCATCTGGCTGAGTTGAAATCTCTTTAAAGCGCGTTGGGATACGAATGCCGCGGTGGCTATCCATCACAACCCACATGTTTGAGCTTGTTAGATCTTGAATTGAACGGTCTTCAAGCTTTGATACCGGAATAGAGAAAGTCACATCCATTTCGCTGTGATTCAAAATGTTAAGTACCGGCTGCTTTTCTGCGATCAATTGATATTGCTTACCAAACACCATCGATACCACGCCATCGAATGGAGCAACTAATGTGGTGTAACCAAGGTTTGTTTTTGCTTGGTCCAACTCAACTTCAGCGGCAGTAAAGGTGTTTACGGCTTGGTCGTAGTAATCCGTGCTCACAAGCTTCTTTGAGTACAATTCAGACGCTTGCTTATATTGGCTGTTCGCCAGATCAAATTTTGCTTGTGCTGCATCAACTGCAATACGGTAATCCGTCGCATCTAACACGGCGAGTACTTGCCCTTTCTTCACTTCTTGTCCCATGCGAACAGAGAAAGTTTCAATATCTCCACCCACATTGAAAGAAAGCGCAGCACGGTCGGTCGCATCCACTTTTGCGATAAAACTATCAAGCTCAATATCTGTCTGTTGAGGGATCTCAAACAGCTTTACTGGCTTAACAACTCGAACGGTTTCTTCTGACTGAACCTTATTACATCCGGTCAAAGAGCCTGCGAGTAATAGTGCGGCAAACGCCACGCCTATCTGCTTACTCGTCTTGGCTTGAATAGACAACTTGGATTGCATGATGCTTCTCCATTTAATTATTATGATTTATTACACAGGTGGGCAGTATATTGAAAATTTTAGATTCCACAAGCTTTACTTTCCACCTGTGCAGTATTTTTTATTTCAGTAAAAACAGTGTAGAATGTGGTAATCAGGTAAATGTGTGAAATGAAGATGACTGAAAAGAAACAAGGTAGAAGAAGCGCGAAAGACGCTGAAGAAACTCGATTTCAAATTATGGCGGTTGCAGCGGATATGTTTTGTGACTGTGGCTATGACCGTGTATCACTGCGAAACATCAGTGAAAAAGCTGGGGTATCCCATAGCCTAATCCGCCACCACTTTGGTAGTAAAGAAAAGATATGGCATGCAATAAGTGATTGTTTACATGACTATTTTCAGTCTTACATCGGTAAGATTGTTGAAGAGTTGCCAAAAGGTATTGCACCGAACATCTCTATCTATTTATTTAGTATGCGTCTTTTCACCAACATGATTCATTCACGCAGACCAATGCAGCTAATTTCAGATTCTGTTCGACAAGAAGACAACTTGGTTGATTATTTTATCGACAACGTTGGTGATGTTGAGAAAGAAATTAATGAACTAGCAAAACAATATAACGACGTTAATCCAGACAATCTGATCAATATTTACGAAGTTAAATGGCAAATGATCATTTACGCTAACGCTGCGGTCTGTTTAACCCCGTTCATGGAAAGCACATGGAACGAAGGTGACATGAAAACTTCACCTGAAGAATCCCTACTCAAGCATTGGCAACTCTTCAACTCACAAATGGTTAGTAAGTTTCGAATCGAGGATGAGTGGGTACTTAATCCAACTGCACTAGAAGAGCTGATTTACGAAGTACCTTGTGTGTGGAAGTGCAATCAAGAACATCATTAATCCGATGCTTTTGTTTGCCCTGCCCATAAATTAATTTACTTGATATAAAAAAGCGCCGTTACAGAATCAACTGTAACGGCGCTTTTTAGTATCTTATATATTGTAGATCTTTAATCTGGCTGATTAACGACGAGCTTTGCCACGATTTTGGTGGATCTTAAGTTTCGCTTTCATCTTACGTTTTTCTGACGAACGACTCTTGCTGCGGCCACTGCGATCAGGTGCAAGATCTTTTTCAAGGCTTGGTTCAAAGCCGTCTAACCACTCTTGAGGCAGGCGCGTATCCAGTAGTCGCTCAATGTCACCCAATAGGTAAGCTTCGTCTTGGCTCATCAATGAAATTGCCAAACCGCTGTTACCGGCACGACCTGTACGACCAATACGGTGAACGTAGTCTTCCGCTTTAAATGGCATATCGTAGTTCACAACTTGTTCCAACTGCTGAATATCGATACCACGCGCTGCAACGTCCGTTGCGATCAACGCTCGCACTTTGCCTGACTTGAAATCATCCAGTGCTTTTTGGCGCGCACCTTGGCTCTTATCGCCATTGATTGATGC
This window harbors:
- a CDS encoding efflux RND transporter periplasmic adaptor subunit, which produces MNLSKLSVVVASALLLQACNNETDHREQPSLLVSTFEVGAPLTDQFRSFNGQVMPAELTPLAFKLAGEIQQVLVEAGDKVEKGQLLATLDNATYKQDLTDAQSQFELASKQLSRGTEMFGSKMLSQSEHDQLTANYKLASANLAAAQRKLSYTELLVPFSGTVSTVDKQRFENTTPGETLLSLYQNDKVYVRIQVSDSILASISPDMRSSSYRPEATFGGHSGEYPLTYLEHTSELHPQSRTYEFWMQMQQPESEILPGTSVTVNVDMAKAGLSDVQGYQLPMTTLQAGAETNQFYVWKMEDGQAFKSEVEVDKISGQGALIAHGVEQGELLVNSNLRKLRDGIQLSGKAE
- a CDS encoding efflux RND transporter periplasmic adaptor subunit, with amino-acid sequence MQSKLSIQAKTSKQIGVAFAALLLAGSLTGCNKVQSEETVRVVKPVKLFEIPQQTDIELDSFIAKVDATDRAALSFNVGGDIETFSVRMGQEVKKGQVLAVLDATDYRIAVDAAQAKFDLANSQYKQASELYSKKLVSTDYYDQAVNTFTAAEVELDQAKTNLGYTTLVAPFDGVVSMVFGKQYQLIAEKQPVLNILNHSEMDVTFSIPVSKLEDRSIQDLTSSNMWVVMDSHRGIRIPTRFKEISTQPDEDTNSYQAVVSIEKPEDINLLSGMTAQVEVQKNKSDYGIGIVDSAWLSKEADHGELWRYNPESQLISKVQVTLDEQGKVIDGLSSGDLIVEAGVDVLSDGQQVKAWLREGGI
- a CDS encoding TetR/AcrR family transcriptional regulator: MKMTEKKQGRRSAKDAEETRFQIMAVAADMFCDCGYDRVSLRNISEKAGVSHSLIRHHFGSKEKIWHAISDCLHDYFQSYIGKIVEELPKGIAPNISIYLFSMRLFTNMIHSRRPMQLISDSVRQEDNLVDYFIDNVGDVEKEINELAKQYNDVNPDNLINIYEVKWQMIIYANAAVCLTPFMESTWNEGDMKTSPEESLLKHWQLFNSQMVSKFRIEDEWVLNPTALEELIYEVPCVWKCNQEHH